A window from Danio aesculapii chromosome 6, fDanAes4.1, whole genome shotgun sequence encodes these proteins:
- the LOC130230433 gene encoding tubulin alpha-1A chain-like, with amino-acid sequence MRECISVHVGQAGVQMGNACWELYCLEHGIQPDGQMPSDKTIGGGDDSFNTFFSETGAGKHVPRAVFVDLEPTVIDEVRTGTYRQLFHPEQLITGKEDAANNYARGHYTIGKEIIDLVLDRTRKLADQCTGLQGFLIFHSFGGGTGSGFTSLLMERLSVDYGKKSKLEFAIYPAPQVSTAVVEPYNSILTTHTTLEHSDCAFMVDNEAIYDICRRNLDIERPTYTNLNRLIGQIVSSITASLRFDGALNVDLTEFQTNLVPYPRIHFPLATYAPVISAEKAYHEQLSVAEITNACFEPANQMVKCDPRHGKYMACCLLYRGDVVPKDVNSAIATIKTKRTIQFVDWCPTGFKVGINYQPPTVVPGGDLAKVQRAVCMLSNTTAIAEAWARLDHKFDLMYAKRAFVHWYVGEGMEEGEFSEAREDMAALEKDYEEVGTDSLGEEGEEEGEEY; translated from the exons ATG CGTGAGTGCATCTCAGTCCATGTTGGCCAGGCAGGTGTGCAAATgggcaatgcatgctgggagttgtattgCCTGGAGCATGGGATCCAGCCAGATGGCCAGATGCCAAGTGATAAAACGATCGGCGGGGGCGACGACTCCTTTAACACTTTCTTCAGTGAGACGGGAGCTGGAAAACATGTCCCAAGAGCAGTCTTTGTCGACCTGGAGCCCACTGTCATTG ATGAGGTGCGCACAGGTACTTACCGCCAGCTGTTCCACCCTGAACAGTTGATCACCGGTAAGGAAGATGCAGCCAATAATTACGCTCGTGGTCACTACACCATTGGCAAAGAAATCATTGATCTGGTGCTGGACAGAACTCGCAAGCTG GCTGATCAGTGCACTGGGCTCCAGGGCTTCCTGATCTTCCACAGTTTCGGTGGTGGCACTGGCTCTGGGTTCACCTCCCTCCTTATGGAAAGGCTTTCTGTTGACTACGGAAAGAAGTCCAAACTTGAGTTTGCCATTTATCCTGCACCCCAAGTGTCCACAGCAGTGGTGGAGCCCTACAACTCCATCCTCACCACCCACACCACCCTTGAGCACTCTGACTGTGCCTTCATGGTGGATAATGAGGCCATCTATGACATCTGCAGAAGAAACCTAGACATTGAGCGTCCAACATACACAAACCTCAACAGGCTGATTGGGCAGATCGTTTCCTCCATCACCGCCTCCCTGCGCTTCGATGGAGCCCTGAATGTAGATCTGACCGAGTTCCAAACTAACCTAGTGCCCTATCCACGTATCCACTTCCCTCTGGCCACCTACGCTCCAGTCATTTCCGCAGAAAAAGCCTACCACGAGCAGCTGTCTGTTGCAGAAATCACCAACGCTTGTTTTGAGCCAGCCAATCAGATGGTCAAGTGCGACCCTCGTCACGGCAAGTACATGGCTTGCTGTCTGCTGTACCGTGGAGATGTCGTACCCAAAGATGTCAACTCTGCCATCGCCACCATCAAAACCAAACGTACCATCCAGTTTGTAGACTGGTGTCCCACTGGGTTCAAGGTTGGCATCAACTACCAGCCCCCAACTGTGGTTCCCGGAGGAGACCTGGCTAAAGTGCAGAGAGCCGTGTGTATGTTGAGCAACACCACGGCCATTGCTGAAGCATGGGCTCGTCTGGACCACAAGTTTGATCTGATGTATGCCAAGAGAGCTTTTGTTCATTGGTATGTGGGTGAAGGAATGGAGGAGGGAGAGTTCTCAGAGGCCAGAGAAGACATGGCTGCCCTGGAGAAGGATTATGAAGAGGTGGGCACAGACAGCCTCGGAGAAGAAGGAGAGGAAGAAGGAGAGGAGTATTAA